The sequence below is a genomic window from Acanthochromis polyacanthus isolate Apoly-LR-REF ecotype Palm Island chromosome 14, KAUST_Apoly_ChrSc, whole genome shotgun sequence.
TGTAGGAAAGAGCTCCATCATGAATCGCTATGTCACCAATAAGTTTGACGCACACCTCTTCCACACCATCGGTGTTGAGTTCCTCAACAAGGATCTGGAGGTAGATGGCCACCAGGTTACCCTACAGATCTGGGACACTGCTGGCCAGGAGCGTTTCCGCAGCCTGAGGACTCCTTTCTATCGTGGCTCTGATTGCTGCCTGCTCACTTACAGCGTAGATGACAACCAAAGTTTTCTCAACTTAGGAAACTGGAAGAAGGAGTTCATCTACTACGCCGACGTCAAGGAGCCGGAGAAGTTCCCATTCGTCGTTTTGGGCAACAAAGTAGACGTAACAGAGAGGCAGGTGTCTACTGAGGAGGCTCAGCGGTGGTGCCAGGAGAATGGTGACTACCCCTATTATGAGACCAGTGCCAAGGATGCCACCAATGTAGCGCAGGCCTTTGAGGAGGCAGTGCGTAGAGTGTTGGCAATGGATGAAAGAACGGACCACCTCATCCCCACGGACACAGTAAAGCTCCACAGAAAGCCTCGTTCTGCTGCCACTTGCTGTTCATAACATCCCGGAGTTATCACTAACATTAATTCACTGTTATGCCTGTTATGTGATGAGGCTGTAGGTGTGCAATGCTGTAGTAACATCTTATTTAAACAAATTATGCTACTGGCTTTGTGATTCATCATACTCTTTAAGGTTTGATAATGCAAATAGTTGAAGTTGTTtgaaaagacagagaaacaCTAAAATCATCCCAGTCTGATTACAAATAAACCATAAAGCACTGAATCGTTGACTCAGCACTCCCATAGTTCAAAAGTCAGGCTATAATTAAATAGCGGAAGGAGAAATTATTTAGTGTTGGCCTACGACGCTCTGTGGTCCTTGAAAAGTTTCATGTTCTTCTGAAATGGTTAAATGTTCCTTTCTGTCATAATGGAAAACGATGTGGCTCTTATAATCTGTGTTTCGATGTGTACTAGTTGGGGAATGCAATTGTCATAGGATCTCTAAACTCGACTCTCCAAAATGACAGTGCAGAGTGATGATAGAAGTATTTATAATTGGAAAATGactgcagaaataaaatcaGCTATGTCCCCCGATAACCTTAGTTCAGAAAATTATGAAGTAGCTTAGGCACTACTTTGTATAACTAACAGATTGAGGCCTAATTATTGCACCTTTAGATCTTGTTTATGCACATTTTGCATTGTGAATACATTATGACTCTGTGCTGGAAGTGCTGAGGGATAAATTCCCTTccagaaaataaatattaaagcaaacTTAACATGCATGGCATATGGTATATTGATGTTTCTggaaatttttgtattttgtaaccTTTTTTTACCTCAAGAATCACTGAATCAAATAAGAATATCTCCTTAATGACAGATAATTAAGTAGTGGTTTTAA
It includes:
- the rab9a gene encoding ras-related protein Rab-9A, with the protein product MTTSLLKVILLGDGGVGKSSIMNRYVTNKFDAHLFHTIGVEFLNKDLEVDGHQVTLQIWDTAGQERFRSLRTPFYRGSDCCLLTYSVDDNQSFLNLGNWKKEFIYYADVKEPEKFPFVVLGNKVDVTERQVSTEEAQRWCQENGDYPYYETSAKDATNVAQAFEEAVRRVLAMDERTDHLIPTDTVKLHRKPRSAATCCS